The proteins below come from a single Papaver somniferum cultivar HN1 chromosome 11, ASM357369v1, whole genome shotgun sequence genomic window:
- the LOC113320717 gene encoding uncharacterized protein LOC113320717, with translation MGKVIPLIGLLLCFIFWSAKAQLDYVKYKDRKQPIDVRIKDLMGRMTLEEKIGQMVQIDRTVATVDIMKTFSIGSLLSGGGSTPLPNARAEDWVNMVNEYQKGSLSSRLGIPMIYGIDAVHGHNNVYNATIFPHNIGLGCTRDPELVKRIGDATALEIRATGIPYAFAPCIAVCRDPRWGRCYESYSEDHKIVQQMTEIIPGLQGDIPPNYPSGYPYVGGKTKVAACAKHFVGDGGTLKGVNEDNTIIDQNGLFSIHMPAYIDSVNKGVSTVMVSYSSWNGVKMHANRNLITNYLKNQLNFKGFVISDWQGIDRITTPAHSNYSYSVEAGVQAGIDMVMVPLEHVEFMNDLTLQVKNNIIPMSRIDDAVTRILRVKFTMGLFENPLADLSLVDQLGSQVHRDLARESVRKSLVLLKNGKSVDNPMLPLPKTASKILVAGSHADNLGYQCGGWTIQWQGFSGNKLTTGTTILSAIKTAVDPSTTVVYQENPDAAYMKSNNFSYAIVLVGEPPYAETAGDSQKLTILDPGPDTIKNVCGAIKCVVVVVSGRPVVLEPYVSSIDALVAAWLPGSESQGVTDVLFGDYGFTGKLSRTWFKTVDQLPMNFGDAHYDPLFPFGYGLTTRPLFQRFDTSGALQQAICTCKTIFVFISFFLTGMAIM, from the exons ATGGGGAAGGTGATTCCTTTGATTGGGTTACTTTTATGTTTCATTTTCTGGTCAGCTAAAGCACAATTAGACTATGTCAAGTACAAAGATCGAAAACAACCGATAGATGTACGAATAAAGGATTTAATGGGTCGGATgacattagaagagaagattggGCAAATGGTGCAAATTGATAGAACTGTTGCAACTGTTGACATAATGAAAACTTTTTCAATAG GAAGTTTATTGAGTGGTGGTGGGAGTACACCTCTTCCTAATGCTAGAGCTGAGGATTGGGTTAATATGGTGAATGAATATCAAAAGGGTTCTTTATCGAGCCGTCTTGGGATACCTATGATTTATGGAATTGACGCCGTTCATGGTCATAACAACGTTTACAATGCAACTATATTTCCTCACAATATTGGACTCGGATGTACCAG GGATCCTGAACTTGTGAAGCGAATTGGTGATGCAACAGCACTTGAAATCAGAGCTACTGGGATTCCATATGCCTTCGCACCATGTATTGCA GTTTGCAGAGATCCAAGATGGGGTCGCTGTTATGAGAGCTACAGTGAAGATCATAAGATTGTACAACAAATGACAGAGATTATACCCGGTTTACAGGGAGACATCCCACCTAATTATCCGAGCGGGTATCCTTACGTCGGTGGGAA GACCAAAGTTGCAGCGTGTGCAAAGCATTTTGTTGGTGATGGTGGAACACTCAAAGGTGTAAATGAGGACAATACAATAATCGACCAGAATGGATTATTCAGCATCCACATGCCTGCCTACATCGATTCTGTTAACAAGGGAGTCTCAACAGTTATGGTATCATACTCGAGTTGGAATGGGGTGAAAATGCATGCTAACCGCAATCTCATCACCAACTACCTCAAAAATCAACTTAACTTTAAG ggttTTGTAATCTCGGATTGGCAAGGAATTGACAGGATCACCACACCTGCCCATTCAAACTACTCATACTCTGTGGAAGCTGGTGTTCAAGCTGGCATTGACATG GTCATGGTCCCCTTAGAACACGTGGAATTTATGAATGATCTGACTTTACAAGTCAAAAACAACATCATCCCGATGAGCAGAATAGATGATGCTGTGACGAGGATTCTGAGAGTCAAATTCACAATGGGACTCTTTGAGAACCCTTTAGCTGATCTCAGTTTGGTTGACCAGCTAGGAAGCCAG GTACACAGAGACTTGGCTAGGGAATCTGTTAGAAAATCGCTCGTTCTTTTGAAGAATGGGAAGTCTGTGGATAATCCAATGCTACCTCTGCCCAAGACAGCATCCAAGATCCTTGTTGCTGGAAGCCACGCCGACAATTTAGGTTACCAGTGTGGTGGATGGACAATCCAGTGGCAAGGGTTCAGTGGAAATAAACTCACAACTG GTACTACTATTCTAAGTGCCATCAAAACTGCCGTAGATCCAAGCACCACTGTGGTTTACCAAGAGAACCCTGATGCTGCATATATGAAGTCTAATAACTTCTCGTATGCTATTGTGCTGGTGGGTGAACCTCCTTATGCAGAGACTGCAGGAGACAGCCAGAAGCTTACTATCCTTGATCCAGGCCCTGATACAATTAAGAATGTTTGTGGTGCTATTAAGtgtgttgttgtcgttgtatctggCCGACCTGTTGTACTTGAGCCCTATGTTTCATCAATAGATGCTCTGGTGGCAGCGTGGCTCCCAGGCAGTGAAAGCCAAGGAGTGACTGATGTCCTTTTTGGCGATTATGGATTCACGGGAAAACTTTCACGAACATGGTTCAAAACTGTAGATCAGCTTCCAATGAATTTTGGGGATGCACACTATGACCCACTGTTTCCATTTGGATACGGGCTCACTACCAGGCCATTGTT